CCTCCCGGCATGGGACGGGTCGAAGCTGTATTCACCGCGCCCGCGGATGGCGAGCCGATGGACGCACACGAGTCGGTCGACGCCGTCGAGGGCGGCCTGCGCGGCGACCGCTACCTCTTCGGGAGTGGCCACTACTCGCCGTACGACGTCTGCGAGGTGACGTTCGTCGCGGGCGAGGCGATCGGCGAGATCCGCGAGCGGTACGACATCGATCTCTCCGACGGCCGGCACCGACGCAACGTCGTCACGCGCGGCGTCGACCTCCGGTCGCTCCTGGAGACGACGTTCCGGGTCGGCGAGGCGACGTTCAGGGGCACACGCCCGCGGCCACCGTGCGCACACGTCGAACGCGTCGCCGGTGAGGACGGCGTCGCCCGCGCGCTGAAAGAGGGGCGAGGCGGGATCTGCGCCGACGTCCTCGAGCCGGGAGCGGTCCGCGTCGGCGACGAGATCACGGTCGTCGAGGCGTCGCCGCGAGCGGTCGGACAGGAGATCGCGGAGCGACTCCGCGGCGACGCGAGCGAGTGAGGGTCGCCGCCGCGCGTGACCCGACGTGGGCACCGGCACCGCGCTGGACACGGCGGCTGGCGCTGTGGTCTCGCGGATGCACGGCCGCTATACGGTTATTCGGGAGGAGAACCGATCAGGAGTATGTCATGGGTACCGGGTCGACGGGCGTTCCTCGCGGCGTCGGGCGTCGGGCTCGCGGGGCTCGCGGGGCTGGCC
This Salinigranum marinum DNA region includes the following protein-coding sequences:
- a CDS encoding MOSC domain-containing protein; this encodes MGRVEAVFTAPADGEPMDAHESVDAVEGGLRGDRYLFGSGHYSPYDVCEVTFVAGEAIGEIRERYDIDLSDGRHRRNVVTRGVDLRSLLETTFRVGEATFRGTRPRPPCAHVERVAGEDGVARALKEGRGGICADVLEPGAVRVGDEITVVEASPRAVGQEIAERLRGDASE